The window CTCCAATTCTTCAAGATTTGAAGCAGGTATACTCGCCAAGCTGGAATGAAATAATCGAAGAAGTTAGCTAAATcggttgatttttttttatcgcGTCCCCTGAATCTCGACGTCTGAGAAGTTAATTTGTGAATCGGATGCTTTTTGAATTCGATTTTTCTCGATTTTTGTCTGCTTTACTAGTCGCTGAGGATGTTGGGGAATTACTACGCACTTTCGTCGTCGAACTGCAGTGACAGCTCCGGTACCACTAAGTCGAAGCCCCTGCTAGATCCCTTTGGACTTTACTACATCTTGACAGATATGTATTGTTGTTTCGATGAGGTTTTCTACTCGAAATTGTTTCTCTTGTGCGCGCTgtataaattcaactttaagCTAGTAGCGTGTTTTCCTACGCTTTAGTGAAGTTATTGTTTATGTCTGACGATATTGTTGGGGAACAGAATGTTAACTTTgagtaagttttttttttttttggatgagGCATTGCCTTGCTTTTTCACTACGGGGTCTCATTGTGTTCAAATTAGTGTGGCTTTAGAGCTAACTAGTTAAATGTTCTAGGACTATTTTGTTTGTCTGATTGTCTTTTCCTGCAGTGAGGATGAATGATTCCTCTTTCTCACACACAAAACTAACCTGCCTTATTTACACAAGTCTAAGAAGGTGGAACTGCTATTGTGACAGATAAAGGCTGCTTATAGCCCACGACGAGACTTCAATCTGCATGACTTTCACCATGCTTTGAATTCTTTGCCCACTGACAACTTCAGTCCTGATTTTAATGAGTTTGAATCTCTATTCTGTGATGGTACTTCTTGTTGCAACTCCCCTATAGGTTTCTCTCATTATAAGTATGAAGTATATTGATGCATGCTTGAATTAACTACCCTTATTCCCAGTTGGAATGATTGCTAATTGTGATGATTTTATCGCAGAACTAAAGCTAGAAGAGGTTCTAAATGAAATAGTCTTAAACTCAAGGAAATCTTTTGAGAGAGCTATTGAAAGAAAAGTAATAGTTATATGTTCTTGTTTCGTTGAAACCATGGGCCATGTGACAAGAGATACCATACTGGTCAGACGATCCCACCATTGTCTTCAATTAACCGGCTTTCTTAATAACTATATTATATTCACTAGCTGGTAGGCATTTTAATAGGATACCACAGACAAAAATTTGTCCCTCGAGTTTGTTTTTTTGGAGCGAAAAGCAAGTCTCTTTGGCGATGTCACTGTGAATATCAACCACGTTGTAAAGCAGCTTGGCGATCTTAGGAACTGCAAATTTTCGACATTTGTTCCAGGTTAATGCACTGATATTGCATGATATAACTCATATTTTCAGTGTGATCTAGTCTTACTTTCACTAGTTTAACGACATAAAGTTTCTCCTGCATGGCTGCATATGATGTGCTTGTGGATAATACACATACCATGTTATACAAATATAGTTTCTCCTCTTTTTATTGTCTTCATTTTTTTTCTGGCAGCAATGCCTTCATTTGGATCCTAATATGCTAATTATCATGTTAACacgaattataaatttattgaaaatcattttaatttatctTTTCCACATAATTATGGAAAAACAGAAAGATAACGGCAGGCATCTTGTAGGCTTATTGTTTGACTTCCATAAATTGGTCAAAGTCAAAGATGTCTCGGAAATTTTATTAATATGTACACCAGTCATGAAACACCATATTTGAATTTACCTGGACCTAGTTCTGGTCGCAGCAAGAAACTCAGGATAACCGTTTGGAGACTATAGTTCTATGTCCATCACAAAGTTTTCGCTGAAGTTGTGAACATGCATTATTCCGATGCTTTTACTAATACAAAATCTATTTGCAGATCTCCCTGTACTGTCCGGTCTTGTGAAAAGATGGTTTCAAGAATTAAAAGTTGAGGAGGAAGAACAACTACAGGCTCATTTCATCTTCAAAATCAATCTTTTAGGCTCTCTGAACCAGTTATCCTGCAACTTGTTCACATTTTTCAACCCTGTAATTGATGGATTCATTTTTTGCAAGGTATCTTCATATTTTATTCACTGtgacaaaatatttttattgttgtcaTAAACTTTTAAATCCACAGTTTGTTTCATGATCGTGTGatttaaatagaaaaaaaaatctaaatgcAGATATCAATTTTTTAGTGTGTGTTTCAGTTTGGAAGTTCCACTAGCAGCCATAGTCTATATGAAGGAGTTCCACACTCTTATGTATCATTGAATGTTTCATAGGATAGTCCATGTAAAAATAAAGAGGTTATATTGTTTGTAGCTTTGTGATAGTTTGAGCAAAgagccacaagaagacaggtaAAGGATTGcgtttttttaacaaaaaattgtTTCTGTGCTCTACAAATCAAAAGGTTCCCAGAGTTCTTTGAGATAATACTGGTTATCTTAAGTTGGATATGTTCCTTGTTTACATTGGCTTTGCTTTCTGCAGTAATATGACATCTACTGTGCTTACATGTAGCTTTTATTCAAATAGACTTGCAGGTGTCATGGCATGCCACTAGTCCACTCAAAGTCTTCTCATTGTCAAATAACCAAAAATAATCTTGAAACCTtagaaatttgggagaattcTGTTAAGATTGGTGAACAAACAACCCTCTATATGCCTTCTTTCTATAGCAGCGAGAAACTCAAAAAAGTATCTTCACCAATCAACTTCAATGTCATTCAGAGAACAGATTTAGGTTCTTTAAGTGAAGGTAAATCTCTGAATGAGACATCAATTTATTGGAATATATGTTATTGAATCTTGTGATGGTTTTGACGAAAGATGAGCAACAAGCATAAATCTTATCTACTTAATGTTGATACTTTTCTGTTGGTGCTTTTTTAAGATTGAGTTTCTATCCTTGAGGCTTTGATTGAGACAACATGACCTAAACGCCTTATATTTCCAGTACCTTAAGCTTTCCAACCAGGTGGTCCACCAATAAAACTCGTGTCCAACTTATTTTGTGAGATTTGATTCAAACTCTGTTTGCAAGTTCTGCAGTTAATTATCTATGTTCAATTGCATATTTTACAAGCAAATAGAAAGACTTCCATTGGCTAATGTTTGAGAGACAAATAGCAGTTCCCATTCTTGTATATTTCAAAGGCACCCTCGAAAGAAATTTCATTTTGCACTGTGATACATCAGACGTTGTTTTTAAGCCTTCAAAACCCTGTAAATTCTCAGTAATCTGAAAGAAATATTAATTGGTTCATCCATAATAGTAAATGGTTGCACTTTCAACGCATTCTAATTGTAACTCGTCAATCTACCTGTTCCTGATAGGGATAATAATTGGCACTACCTATGCTGTTGCTCCATTAACTTTTCCTCATATGGATTGTATGGATATGTCAAAGCTCAACAACCAAGGTGCGGATCAGTAGATCTACAGTATTCTCCACGAGCTTGGTATTGATTACTCTCATATTGGCTCCTTTTTCGCAGTCTTTCAAGCAGCCTGTGGTGTTCTAAATTCCCTTGATCAGGGCTTGGTTTGCTCTTCTAATTGTAATCTGGAAACTTTAATGGAGACCTCATTCAAATGCTATTATATTCTTTTACCTTCGGAGAAAGGGTTGATGATCCTTAGGGTAATTGCTCTTCCAACCACTCTCTGATTTTTGTGTTACTTTATCATCTCCGTTTTCTTCATCTATTTTATTCTTTCTACTGTCTAACCTTCTCACATAAATCTGTATCCAGAAAGAGCTCTTATATTCTCTTACATTTCAACCCTTCACGGCCttgatatttttcattttaaccTTTTAAAATGGTTTAAAGTCTTCATACACAATTTGTTTCCATTCTTAATCTTCCGAAACTCCCCCAATAAAGAATTAACTACCTACACACTAGCGGTAACGACAGAGGGGACAAATTCATAGGATAAGAATAAAAATTGTATCGTCATCCCGGAGTACATATATTCAATTCCATTTTCTTCATATCTAATTCCGATTTGGaacaatataattattttttaacttaaatctACATTGAGATCTTGGACGAACTACTTTGTTTTAAGGAAAAGAAGACGGAACTTAAATTTATGAGTTACTTGTTGATTTAtgcatttattttatatatttcttcACGATACTCGAATACATCCAAAGGTTTCAAAGTAATTATTGCAGAATTAGAAAGGAAAATGTTTTCATTTGATTTGCTTTCTTTTACGTTCCTTCAATAAAGCCTAGATAAACACATAATGCTGAACTTTTTAATAGTTTTAAGAAAGTTGGCATGGTAGAGTTCCTTTCTCCTCTATTCCCTATCACTCCAGAATCTTCCTTAATGTGCAGCGACTTTTAGCGTCAGAAGAATTTCTCCCCATCCCTGATGCCAGCCGTTTCATTCACAGTGATGAGTATAAAGAGATTGAAAACACCGTTCAAGAGTCTCTGCTCAAGGTTAGATATGGATTGTCTCAATAGTTTTTTCGTCGCTAGTAAGGCAGGCATTAATGTTTACATTATCTGATATACAGTGCAGAGCTGTATACTTGTAAGTAATGAATGAAAGTTGTTGAATTTGTAAAAGACGAAAAGAAAGAACACAGAGATGATCTCCAATGGAGATATGTTTTGTGCTTCCTCTGTTATTGTCTCTTAGAAGAAAAAATTACAACACTAACTAATAACTACCACTATTTATATACAAGTATAAAAGCGCTATTCCTAAACTACactttaataaaacaaaacacAACTTCAATACTCCCCTCAAGCTTGGAATAGGTTCACCATTCCAAGCTTGAACAACAGATTTTTATGTTGAGTTTTGCTCAAGGCCTTGGTGAACAAATCTGCTGGTTGTTCTTCAATTTTGATGTGCGATGTCTTGATTAACCCGTTACGTATCTTCTCTCGAACTAGATGGCAATCGATCTCTATGTGTTTAGTTCTTTCATGATACATTGGATTTGCCGCAATGTGTAAGGCCGCAGTGCTTTCACAATATAGGGTCACTGGAAGTGTTAACTCCAATCCCATATCGTTCAAAATACCGACCAACCAAACTACTTCACACGTCGTGTTGGCCATTGCTCTATACTCTGCTTCAGCTGAAGACCTTGACACAGTCGCTTGTTTCTTAGTTTTCCACGAGACCAAAGATTCTCCCAGCTTAATGCAATATTCCGTAATGGATCTTCTAGTCATGGGACAAGTTCCCCAATCAGAGTCGCAATATGCTGTTAATGAATGAGAACTTTCTGCTGAGAGCAGTATTCCCTTGCCCGGTGCAGACTTTATATATCTCAATACCCTTAATGCTGCCTCCAAATGCGATGTCTTAGGATTGTTCATGAATTGACTTAGTGTCTGTACCGCAAAACAAATATCAGGCCTCGTCACTGTGAGGTATATGAGTCGGCCAACCAATCTTCGGTATGCACTGGCGTCTTTCAACAAAGGATCGATATCAGCATCTTGTCCTGCACTATCATCAAAGTCTTTTGATGTAAACTTGCCATTTTGTTCCATAGGATTATCGTGAACCCTTGCACCAGAGAGGCCCGCATCTGATATAAGTTCAAGAGCATATTTTCTCTGGTTTAAACAAATTCCCTCCTTTGATCTAGCAACTTCTATGCCAAGGAAGTATCTTAGTGTTCCCAAATCTTTAATTTTGATATGCAATTCCAAGTGCTTCTTCAGTGCTAAGATTGATTCCTTGTGATTGCCCGTGAGTACAATATCGTCCACATATACCAGCAATATGGTAATAAACTCTTGTtgtttcttaacaaatagagaTTGATCATGCTTTGATTGACAGAAACCAGCTGCCTTCATTATTGATGTGAACTTCATATTCCATTGTCTTGacgcttgtttgagaccataaaGGGATTTCAGTCAACTTACATACCTTAGTGTTTTGTATATTGTCCTTGAGTCGAAGTCTCTCATGAAGCTCCCCCTGACTTCGAAAGCCTTGAGGTAAGACCATGTAAATCTCTTCATCAAGATCTCCTTGCAGAAACGCATTGGTGACGTCCATCTGGTATAAAGACCAACCAGACATGGCAGCAAGACTTAAAAGGCATCGCACCGTGGCAATCTTAGCCACTGGGGAAAAAGTATCATGAAAATCCACACCATAAAGTTGAGTGTAACCTTTAGCAACAAGACGTGCTTTAAATCGATCCACACTGCCATCCGGGTTGTATTTAATCTTATAAACCCACTTATTTGCGATAGGAACTTTCCCTTGAGGAAGATCAACAAGCTGCCATGTGTTATTATTGGCTAATGCTTGTAACTCGAGGTCCATAGCATTCTGCCAACGGGGATCAAGAATAGCCTCATGGTAGGTGGATGGCTCTTTTATGGCAGAGAAGGATGAAATGAAGGCATTATATGCAGGTGACAAACCAGCATATTGAACATAATTGGAGATAGAATGGTCATGAGGGGAAGAGGACTGTGATTGAGAACAAATGTAATCATGAGACCAAATTGGAGGTCTGGAAACTCGAGTGGAGTGACGAATATGACATTGGATAGAACCAAAAGAAGGTGCTGGCGGTTGAGGAGACACAGGTAAGGGTTCAGGTATAGGAATAGGCATATCGAGGTTTGAAAAAGGAGGTTGAGTAGCTGGAACGAGGGAGAAGGGaaatatatgttcatgaaatGAGATGTCCCGCGAAACAAAGAACCTCTTGGTTGTGAGATCCTGAACCTGGTATCCTTTTTGTGTTGGAGAATATCCAAGAAAGACACAAGCACTTGCTCGAGGAGTAAATTTATCCCCTTTTGGCAAATTGGAAACATAACATAAACAACCCAAAACCCGTAAGTGGCAATAAGAAGGGGTAGAACTAAACAAGGCTTCAAATGGAGTCTTATTTGATAGAAGAGGTGTAGGTGTTCTGTTGATAATGTAAACTGAAGCAAGCACACAATATCCCCAGTAAGGAGTTGGAAAAGAAGCCTGAAACATCAAGGAACGAGCAACATTGAGGATATGTCGGTGTTTTCGCTCCACTAAACCATTTTGTTGGGGCGTGTAAGGACAAGAACTTTGGTGGAGTATACCCAGATTATGGAAAAGAATAGTACATTCCTGTTGAAAGAACTCCATAGCATTATCAGTCCTAATAGTTTTAACAGTAGCTGAAAATTGTGTCTTAGTAAAGGTCAAGAATCTCTTGATTAAAGGAAGGACATCTAATTTAGAATGCATAAGATAGACCCAAGTTGCCCGTGTGAAATCATCAACAATAGTAAGAAAAAAACGTTCTCCATGAAGTGTAGGAGTATTAAAAGGACCCCATACATCCATATGAAGTAACTGAAATGCCACAGTAGAACTAAATGACCTTCTTTGGGGAAAACTCGTACGTGTTTGTTTGGATAACGGACAAATAGAACAATGAGATAGCTCAAAATCAGCTGGCAAGAAAGACAGCATTTTCATTCGAGATAAAGAAATGTGTCCAAGTCGTTGATGCCATAAAGTTTCTTTTGACAAAGAGGTACATTGTGAATTGGTTACAGCAGAAAGTGAAGATTTATACAACGGAAATCTAAAAATTGGAAATGTAGAAGAAGATGAAACACTTCTGGATTGCAAACTTGAATTGTCTAGGTAGTATAGCCCATGTCTTTCTTTATCAATCCCCATTATCTTCCCACTTGTGAGGTCCTGAAAGACACAAAACCATAGGAAGAATGTGACAAATCAGTGATGTTCCTAGGTGAATTTAGAAATGGATAGTAAATTGTGACGAAAATCTGGAACAAAAAGAACATTGGAAAGGGAAATGGCGTTGTTAAGATGAACGGTTCCTAAACTGGTAATATTGGTAGTGCTACCATTTGGCAATTGGATTGAACCCGTGGCATGTGCACaagttaagattggaacttagacctaactcaaccccaaaagctagctcaaggggggagggtTGTCCATGCCAATATATAcaactcaaaggttatttatcctaccgatgtgggacaattaacacacccctctcacgcccaggaatgaacatctgaagcgtggagtttacaaatgacccaattatgggcagacgGGTGgtcctaattataggcagtccaacacataacgatggaacccgggctctgataccatgttgaaTTTGTAAAAGACGAAAAGAAAGAACACAGAGATGATCTCCAATGGAGATATGTTTTGTGCTTCCTCTATTATTGTCTCTtagaagaaaatattacaacacTAACTAATAACTACCACTATTTATATACAAGTATAAAAGCGCTATTCCTAAACTACactttaataaaacaaaacacAACTTCAACAAAAGTGACTCCACACTGTTCTTTTTTTCATATATACACATAAAGACGGGGAGTGTTTTTATAACATAGAATTAAATAAGAAGTTATGTTCTTCATATTGAAAAGCATATGCATGTTTGTATCTACTTGCGttctattaaaaaattaatatgatcATCTGTTCAAACATGTGAATCACTTCAGTGACATGCTCATTTGACCTCAGTTAGGATAGAGATGGAAAATTAGCTGCATAATTTCCGGAAGGTTATCATGTTTTATCATGTTGGGATGATAATAAAAGATGAATTACTATTCCCAGATAGAAATAAACAAGTACGACCCTGTCCAGCACGAGAGAGGCTTCCATCGGGAACTGGACTTGCTTGTAAAACATAGCCTACATATCAGGTAAATCATTTTCTTCAATTATAATTTTTCtgttacatttttattttgaacttTTTCTGCTACTGTGATTTGGGATATGTGGTTTCTAGCTTCTGATGTTCAGTTTAGATACTCGAAAACTAGACTTCAGCTGGTCCGTTGGTTTTTTTACTTCGGGAATGCCATGCTATGATGCCAGAAATGGTAGATTTATCTGTAGGTTGGAATCTTGATTTGGTTGAGAAATGATGACTAGTATTTTATAATTGGACGGGTTTCGAGCTTTGATTGAATTTCCTTGAATAGGGTTAACTTTCTGGTGGTCGAAGTGCAACATTGCTGAAAGTTAGGTAACATGTCCACAGGAACAAAAATTCTACTCTCATTACCTTTAACTCTTAGAAGCAATATGAGACTTTTGATGGTTTCAAAATTATAAAGGTACACGTCAATAGGCTTACTAAAAAGGTCATTATTTTGTATTGTTCCGTTATTTCAGTTTATTgttcttcaaaaatattttcttttcactTTTTAACAAAAAGTATCTTCTCTATCCTTTAtattttatcaaagtttatttatttttatcaatTCTTTTACTCCTCCgtctttttttaaataataattttaaaatattattttaatatatccAAATTATTACCTTTTGCACAtgcttaattatttttaaaattataatttaactcattgtttttaattatatttttaaatatttctggttaaatatttattaataaaaattctACCACTTTCTTTATTGAAtgtattattaatttttcaaataacATCAATTATGTCTATTTTTGAATCATTTCACCAATCAAACTAGTTTTGAATACTTGACACATTGTTTGTGTTTCTAATGAAAAGGATTTGAG is drawn from Primulina eburnea isolate SZY01 chromosome 10, ASM2296580v1, whole genome shotgun sequence and contains these coding sequences:
- the LOC140803407 gene encoding uncharacterized protein isoform X1, translated to MVMLCFVLDLRTLPPPILQDLKQSLRMLGNYYALSSSNCSDSSGTTKSKPLLDPFGLYYILTDMYCCFDEIKAAYSPRRDFNLHDFHHALNSLPTDNFSPDFNEFESLFCDELKLEEVLNEIVLNSRKSFERAIERKVIVICSCFVETMGHVTRDTILDTTDKNLSLEFVFLERKASLFGDVTVNINHVVKQLGDLRNCKFSTFVPDLPVLSGLVKRWFQELKVEEEEQLQAHFIFKINLLGSLNQLSCNLFTFFNPVIDGFIFCKTCRCHGMPLVHSKSSHCQITKNNLETLEIWENSVKIGEQTTLYMPSFYSSEKLKKVSSPINFNVIQRTDLGSLSEGIIIGTTYAVAPLTFPHMDCMDMSKLNNQVFQAACGVLNSLDQGLVCSSNCNLETLMETSFKCYYILLPSEKGLMILRRLLASEEFLPIPDASRFIHSDEYKEIENTVQESLLKIEINKYDPVQHERGFHRELDLLVKHSLHIRLKRPTREEESSESNLNPQVTSSGGADKPVTVEWEQIVVEELPDADSFPRSSNSEREQPATSPLQNSKKLDEKTSSILERLEIPSKIKRKAVSSITSSSIASCDVCPPVKRPLIPFESTNTTAVQAPVAGQLIKPNFQRTKKDKISKEQSHA
- the LOC140803407 gene encoding uncharacterized protein isoform X2 — its product is MVMLCFVLDLRTLPPPILQDLKQSLRMLGNYYALSSSNCSDSSGTTKSKPLLDPFGLYYILTDMYCCFDEIKAAYSPRRDFNLHDFHHALNSLPTDNFSPDFNEFESLFCDELKLEEVLNEIVLNSRKSFERAIERKVIVICSCFVETMGHVTRDTILDTTDKNLSLEFVFLERKASLFGDVTVNINHVVKQLGDLRNCKFSTFVPDLPVLSGLVKRWFQELKVEEEEQLQAHFIFKINLLGSLNQLSCNLFTFFNPVIDGFIFCKTCRCHGMPLVHSKSSHCQITKNNLETLEIWENSVKIGEQTTLYMPSFYSSEKLKKVSSPINFNVIQRTDLGSLSEGIIIGTTYAVAPLTFPHMDCMDMSKLNNQVFQAACGVLNSLDQGLVCSSNCNLETLMETSFKCYYILLPSEKGLMILRRLLASEEFLPIPDASRFIHSDEYKEIENTVQESLLKIEINKYDPVQHERGFHRELDLLVKHSLHIRVNFLVVEVQHC